In Candidatus Binatia bacterium, a single genomic region encodes these proteins:
- a CDS encoding methylated-DNA--[protein]-cysteine S-methyltransferase, with product MRCRDVEALWDDLRGECQASLKQTVSTHLRACPSCQEMFEEYEGVAYCLSCLPPPEPSCDLAKKVVQHIAALKGKVYPPIVLSAVTTPVGRLYVGFKSNRIAYLSLDTGESPDEVMQRAQRRLHRPVVLGEAPHWLTGMLERFFSTWTVDDAVVDISDLTPFEQAALRAAARIPPGEVRSYAWVATQIGRPKAARAVGRVMARNPLPLLFPCHRVVDSSGDLHNYFYGLEMKARLLEMEGYRG from the coding sequence ATGCGTTGTCGTGACGTAGAGGCGCTGTGGGACGATCTGCGCGGCGAGTGTCAAGCCTCGCTCAAGCAGACCGTCAGCACTCATCTGCGCGCCTGCCCCTCGTGTCAGGAGATGTTTGAAGAGTACGAAGGCGTCGCCTACTGCCTCTCGTGCCTGCCGCCGCCCGAGCCCTCGTGCGACTTGGCAAAGAAGGTCGTGCAGCACATCGCCGCACTCAAAGGCAAGGTCTATCCGCCAATCGTCCTCTCCGCTGTGACGACGCCGGTGGGTCGCCTCTACGTCGGCTTTAAATCGAATCGCATCGCGTATCTCAGCCTCGATACGGGCGAGTCGCCCGACGAGGTGATGCAACGCGCGCAGCGCCGGCTGCACCGTCCGGTAGTGCTCGGTGAGGCGCCGCACTGGCTGACCGGCATGCTCGAGCGCTTCTTTAGCACGTGGACCGTCGACGATGCCGTCGTAGACATCAGCGACCTGACGCCGTTCGAGCAGGCCGCGCTGCGAGCCGCGGCGCGCATCCCGCCCGGCGAGGTGCGTTCCTACGCATGGGTCGCGACGCAGATCGGCCGCCCGAAAGCGGCGCGTGCGGTCGGCCGCGTGATGGCCCGCAATCCGCTGCCGCTGCTCTTTCCCTGCCACCGCGTCGTCGACTCGTCCGGCGATCTGCACAACTATTTCTACGGTCTCGAGATGAAAGCTCGCCTACTTGAAATGGAGGGCTACCGGGGCTAG